A genomic region of Stegostoma tigrinum isolate sSteTig4 chromosome 15, sSteTig4.hap1, whole genome shotgun sequence contains the following coding sequences:
- the snrnp35 gene encoding U11/U12 small nuclear ribonucleoprotein 35 kDa protein: MNEVWTPIAKHYNPLKAGSIDGTDEEPHDRAVSRAIAAKYRPNKGVLGDPHLTLFVARLNPQTSEEKLKDTFSRFGDVRRLRLVRDIVTGFSKCYAFIEYKDERSLLKAHRDSNKLVVDQNEIFVDFELERTLKGWVPRRLGGGLGGKKESGQLRFGGRDRPFRKPISLPALKAELYTEGQADKLDRSSSRELSRDSRQWERSRDWERRREREQRGEEGQKRDGDRVRYRSRERDHKRQRDEGRYTEEDKHQRRNRHKTRR; this comes from the coding sequence ATGAATGAAGTTTGGACTCCTATTGCAAAGCATTACAACCCATTGAAAGCTGGAAGCATTGATGGCACTGATGAGGAACCCCACGACCGAGCTGTGTCAAGGGCAATTGCAGCCAAGTACAGACCAAACAAAGGAGTTTTAGGAGACCCTCACCTGACACTCTTTGTCGCCAGGTTAAATCCCCAAACTTCTGAGGAGAAGTTAAAAGACACTTTCTCCCGATTTGGGGATGTCCGTAGACTGAGACTTGTGCGTGATATTGTCACTGGCTTTTCCAAATGCTATGCTTTCATTGAATATAAGGATGAACGTTCATTATTAAAGGCACATCGTGACAGCAATAAATTAGTGGTAGACCAGAATGAAATATTTGTGGATTTTGAATTAGAACGCACTTTGAAAGGATGGGTCCCACGGAGACTGGGAGGGGGATTAGGTGGTAAAAAAGAATCTGGCCAGCTACGGTTTGGTGGACGAGATCGTCCATTTAGGAAACCTATCAGTCTCCCAGCATTGAAGGCAGAACTATACACAGAGGGTCAAGCTGACAAACTGGATAGGTCAAGTTCCAGAGAACTGTCGAGAGATAGCCGGCAGTGGGAGAGAAGTCGAGACTGGGAAAGGCGAAGGGAAAGAGAGCAGAGAGGTGAGGAAGGACAAAAGCGTGATGGAGATAGAGTGCGATACAGAAGTAGGGAAAGAGATCATAAACGACAAAGAGATGAAGGTCGATATACAGAGGAAGATAAACACCAACGGAGAAACAGGCATAAAACTCGACGATAG